The Verrucomicrobiota bacterium genome has a segment encoding these proteins:
- a CDS encoding bifunctional nuclease family protein, with amino-acid sequence MNRDVVPIAIRGILPANSGCAIFVGNEQKVFVIQVEHNMGAIIGMFLRDTPKERPLTHDLITNILKGFNITVERVVITELKNSTYYARLILQQQNELGRKIVEIDARPSDCLAIAAAQKRPIYVAAPLFEQVEDMSEILERINENGGEMA; translated from the coding sequence ATGAACAGAGACGTTGTGCCTATCGCGATCCGAGGGATTCTGCCCGCCAACAGCGGGTGCGCCATCTTCGTCGGAAACGAGCAGAAGGTTTTCGTGATCCAGGTCGAGCACAACATGGGAGCGATCATTGGCATGTTCTTGCGCGACACCCCGAAGGAGCGGCCGCTGACGCACGATCTCATCACGAACATTTTGAAAGGCTTCAACATCACGGTCGAACGCGTCGTCATCACCGAGTTGAAGAACTCCACTTACTACGCCCGCTTGATCCTCCAGCAGCAAAATGAACTGGGCCGCAAAATCGTGGAAATCGATGCCCGGCCCAGCGATTGCCTGGCTATTGCCGCGGCCCAAAAACGGCCGATTTACGTCGCCGCCCCGCTTTTCGAGCAAGTCGAAGACATGTCCGAAATCCTCGAACGGATCAACGAAAACGGAGGCGAAATGGCTTGA
- a CDS encoding adenylyltransferase/cytidyltransferase family protein, whose translation MRLVPSREKIIPIEKLPAWRAAIRSAGKKLVVTNGCFDLLHVGHVTYLETARHHGDLLLVGLNSDAAVRALKGPERPVNAEQDRAAVLAALAAVDAVCIFHEVRATEFLTLAAPDVYAKGGDYALETLNPDERTVVENGGGRIVIIPLVPGKSTTALLEKVSRG comes from the coding sequence ATGCGTCTTGTGCCGTCGCGCGAGAAAATCATTCCCATTGAAAAACTACCTGCCTGGCGCGCGGCGATTCGCTCCGCGGGGAAAAAACTGGTCGTGACCAACGGTTGCTTCGACCTCCTTCACGTCGGCCATGTAACCTACCTGGAAACGGCGCGGCATCACGGCGACCTGCTCTTGGTGGGACTGAACAGCGACGCGGCAGTGCGCGCGCTCAAGGGACCGGAACGCCCCGTCAATGCGGAGCAAGACCGCGCCGCCGTGCTTGCGGCTCTGGCTGCGGTCGATGCCGTGTGCATCTTCCACGAGGTCCGCGCCACGGAATTTCTCACACTCGCGGCGCCGGACGTCTATGCCAAAGGCGGCGATTATGCTTTGGAAACATTGAATCCCGACGAACGAACCGTCGTGGAGAACGGAGGCGGCCGGATCGTAATCATTCCGCTCGTCCCGGGAAAATCGACGACGGCCCTTCTGGAAAAAGTCTCACGCGGCTAA
- a CDS encoding beta-lactamase family protein — MRNPTFASSRFRSPASSLALIAGCFLPELAFAATAARTDYSQAIVSLESAIADELTQDSISGVSVALVDDQRIVYARGFGFADKSRRIPSSADTVYRAGSISKLFTALAAMQLAEQGRLNIDQPVTNYDPGFRIVVPFDDAKPITLRQLMCHRSGLIREVPVGSYFDSSEPGAEKTVASLASCVLVYPPGTKTKYSNSGVTVVGHIVEKVARIPFEAYQQKHILEPLGMNHSGWRLDAQLRFKLATGYLPVADGKGGFDEIRAPQFEFGILPAGNLYTTCEDLGRFLMCLFAEGRIGGRAVIKPETLAQMFTPQLAKTTNGFGLGFSVGNFRQHKTVSHMGAVYGFTSALTAIPHHKVGVVVLCNDDIVVGPVRKLNNTALGLMLEAKIGETMPAPASPLKLPAAELNAFTGDYESESFWAKIEMSGSALQANISNQRMVLTATEPLRFEGHGRLAHQSPFVFQKDAAGRAESFTALGQSFRRVDSKATQEIPGAWRKYLGSYGPSFIPLIISARHGHLYAMTENEFDYRLTPLNPTVFKMPPGLYLDEQLVFQLDAMSRVHSAVLANMPLRRRGSR; from the coding sequence ATGCGAAATCCCACCTTCGCCTCGTCTAGGTTCCGTTCCCCAGCCTCCTCCCTGGCGCTAATTGCGGGTTGCTTCCTCCCTGAGCTGGCTTTCGCCGCCACCGCTGCCAGAACGGACTACTCTCAGGCCATTGTCTCTTTGGAATCCGCGATCGCGGATGAATTGACTCAGGACTCTATTAGCGGCGTCTCGGTAGCGCTCGTGGACGATCAGCGCATCGTGTACGCGAGAGGATTCGGGTTCGCCGACAAATCGCGCCGCATTCCCTCCAGCGCGGACACGGTGTATCGCGCCGGTTCCATCTCCAAACTGTTCACGGCGCTGGCCGCGATGCAGCTTGCGGAGCAGGGCCGGCTCAATATTGATCAGCCGGTCACGAATTACGATCCGGGGTTTCGCATCGTCGTTCCGTTCGACGACGCAAAACCAATCACGTTGCGCCAATTGATGTGCCATCGCTCCGGCTTGATCCGGGAGGTGCCGGTCGGCAGTTACTTCGACTCCTCCGAACCCGGCGCAGAGAAGACGGTTGCGAGCCTGGCGTCCTGTGTCCTGGTTTATCCGCCCGGGACCAAGACGAAATACTCGAACAGCGGTGTCACGGTCGTTGGCCACATTGTGGAAAAGGTCGCGCGCATACCTTTCGAGGCTTATCAGCAGAAGCATATTCTCGAACCGCTGGGGATGAACCACTCCGGCTGGCGGCTTGATGCGCAACTCAGATTCAAGCTGGCGACCGGTTACCTGCCCGTCGCCGACGGCAAGGGCGGCTTCGATGAAATTCGCGCGCCGCAATTCGAGTTTGGGATTCTGCCTGCCGGGAATCTCTACACGACCTGCGAGGATCTTGGACGTTTCTTGATGTGCCTTTTCGCCGAGGGACGCATCGGTGGTCGAGCTGTGATCAAACCGGAGACCCTGGCGCAGATGTTCACGCCGCAGTTGGCGAAAACCACCAACGGCTTCGGGCTGGGTTTCAGCGTCGGGAATTTCCGCCAGCACAAGACCGTGAGCCACATGGGCGCCGTCTATGGCTTCACTTCCGCCCTCACGGCGATCCCGCATCACAAAGTCGGGGTGGTGGTTTTGTGCAACGATGACATCGTCGTCGGTCCGGTGCGCAAACTTAACAACACCGCGCTGGGGCTGATGCTCGAAGCCAAGATCGGCGAAACAATGCCGGCACCCGCATCCCCTCTGAAGCTGCCGGCAGCCGAGCTGAATGCCTTCACCGGCGATTACGAATCGGAAAGTTTCTGGGCGAAAATCGAAATGTCCGGTTCAGCTCTGCAAGCGAACATCTCGAATCAGCGGATGGTGTTGACCGCGACGGAACCGCTCCGGTTCGAGGGCCATGGCCGCCTGGCGCATCAGTCCCCGTTTGTTTTTCAAAAGGACGCCGCGGGCCGCGCCGAAAGTTTCACCGCGCTCGGGCAAAGTTTTCGGCGCGTCGATTCGAAAGCGACCCAAGAGATTCCCGGCGCTTGGAGGAAGTATCTGGGCAGCTACGGACCGAGTTTCATCCCGCTGATTATCTCCGCCCGGCACGGCCACCTCTACGCCATGACCGAAAACGAATTTGATTATCGCCTCACGCCGCTCAACCCCACTGTCTTCAAGATGCCTCCGGGCCTCTACCTCGACGAGCAGCTCGTCTTTCAACTCGACGCGATGAGCCGCGTCCACAGCGCCGTCCTCGCCAACATGCCGCTCCGCCGGCGCGGAAGCCGGTAA
- a CDS encoding DUF819 family protein, giving the protein MNRTVLDIRFPSHVSMAPLIAPENAWPLWAVMIVGVAICIYLEQTRKWAAKTSGPILALIGGMLLSNGKILPIAAPSYDLVEDYLVPVAIPLLLFRANLVKIVRETGSMFLCFHVASLGTVLGAFLAALLFRGSFPRVPEVTGVMTGSYIGGGVNFVAIKNSYNVSADLTNPLLVADNFIMAGMFAVLFVISASRFFLSRFAHPHTHDSNSDRVQELAARYWQRKEIALLDIAKALAIAFAVAAVSMLLTRAIKSRIESKIIQSIFGNPYVLVTFFIVVVTTVFHRSMERIQGSEELGMYLLYLFFFVIGLRADLWQVVLNVPVLFGFCTVIAVTNLLVTLAVGKLLRLNLEELLLSVNATLGGAPSAAAMAISKGWSNLVLPGLLAGIWGYVIGTFVGIVIAEALLRML; this is encoded by the coding sequence TTGAACCGGACGGTGTTGGACATTCGCTTCCCCTCCCACGTCTCCATGGCGCCATTGATCGCTCCCGAAAACGCCTGGCCGCTCTGGGCGGTCATGATCGTCGGCGTGGCCATCTGCATTTATCTGGAGCAAACCCGCAAATGGGCCGCCAAAACCAGCGGACCAATCCTGGCGTTGATCGGCGGCATGCTGCTGTCGAACGGGAAGATCCTGCCCATCGCGGCGCCGTCTTATGATCTCGTCGAGGATTATCTGGTGCCGGTGGCGATTCCGTTGCTGCTCTTTCGCGCCAACCTCGTCAAGATCGTCCGCGAAACGGGGTCCATGTTCCTTTGCTTCCACGTCGCGAGCCTCGGCACGGTTCTCGGCGCATTCCTTGCGGCTTTGCTGTTTCGCGGTTCCTTTCCGCGTGTCCCCGAGGTCACAGGCGTGATGACGGGGAGCTACATCGGCGGGGGAGTGAATTTCGTCGCCATCAAAAACAGCTACAACGTCAGCGCCGATCTGACGAATCCTCTGCTGGTAGCCGACAACTTTATCATGGCGGGGATGTTCGCGGTTCTGTTCGTGATCTCCGCCAGCCGGTTCTTTCTCTCGCGCTTTGCACACCCGCACACGCACGACAGCAACAGCGATCGCGTCCAGGAACTGGCCGCGCGCTACTGGCAACGCAAGGAGATCGCCTTGCTGGACATCGCCAAAGCGCTGGCCATCGCGTTCGCGGTCGCGGCGGTGTCGATGCTTCTGACTCGCGCGATCAAGTCCCGGATCGAATCCAAGATTATCCAGTCCATCTTCGGAAATCCCTACGTGCTGGTCACGTTCTTCATCGTCGTCGTGACGACGGTCTTTCATCGGTCCATGGAACGGATTCAGGGTTCGGAAGAACTGGGCATGTATCTGCTCTACCTTTTTTTCTTCGTCATCGGGCTGCGCGCGGACCTCTGGCAAGTCGTGCTGAACGTGCCGGTCCTCTTCGGGTTTTGCACGGTCATCGCCGTGACCAACCTGCTCGTGACGCTTGCCGTAGGAAAGCTCCTTCGCTTGAATCTGGAAGAATTGCTCCTGAGCGTAAACGCCACACTTGGCGGCGCCCCCTCGGCGGCGGCGATGGCGATTTCCAAAGGCTGGTCGAATCTGGTGTTGCCCGGACTGCTCGCCGGCATCTGGGGCTATGTGATTGGCACGTTCGTCGGCATCGTGATCGCCGAGGCGCTTCTCCGGATGCTCTGA
- the glk gene encoding glucokinase, translating to MILAGDIGGTNTRLGLFELVRNRPKLVSIQIFPSRQYPRLEDIVEEFLTKNSLPITAACIGIAGPIKDGLCETPNLPWIADSKKLGEVLGLHRVELINDLEANAHGISVLAKEDLVLLNAGEPDANGNAGLISAGTGLGEAGLHWVGEYYQPFASEGGHVDFAPRNEIEVDLLSYLIKKLGHVSYERVLSGPGLINIYRFLAETKRAEEPAWLREEMQQHDAGAVITKAALEHRAPICELAHNIFVSIYGAEAGNLALKVLATGGIFIGGGIAPKILPTLKEPAFLESFWSKGRMTALLKAVPVHVIINDKTALLGAARVAFFGIRMSRY from the coding sequence ATGATTCTGGCAGGCGACATTGGAGGAACGAACACGCGGCTGGGCCTCTTCGAACTGGTGCGCAACCGCCCCAAATTGGTCAGCATTCAAATCTTTCCAAGCCGTCAATATCCGCGGCTTGAAGACATCGTCGAGGAATTCTTGACCAAAAACTCGCTCCCCATCACCGCCGCTTGCATCGGCATCGCCGGGCCGATCAAAGACGGCCTTTGCGAGACGCCCAACCTCCCGTGGATCGCCGATTCGAAGAAGCTGGGCGAAGTCCTCGGCTTGCACCGCGTCGAGTTGATCAATGATCTCGAAGCGAACGCCCATGGCATTTCCGTGCTGGCGAAGGAAGATTTGGTTTTGCTCAACGCGGGCGAACCCGACGCCAACGGAAATGCCGGTCTGATTTCTGCCGGCACCGGCCTCGGCGAAGCCGGCCTGCACTGGGTTGGCGAATACTATCAGCCGTTCGCGTCGGAAGGCGGGCACGTCGATTTCGCGCCGCGCAACGAGATCGAAGTTGATCTCTTGTCTTATCTCATCAAGAAGCTTGGGCACGTCAGTTACGAGCGCGTGCTCTCGGGGCCGGGTTTGATCAACATCTACCGGTTTCTGGCCGAGACCAAGCGCGCGGAGGAACCCGCCTGGCTGCGCGAAGAAATGCAGCAGCACGACGCGGGCGCGGTCATCACGAAAGCCGCTTTGGAACACCGGGCGCCCATCTGCGAACTGGCCCACAACATTTTCGTTTCCATTTACGGCGCCGAGGCTGGCAATCTCGCCCTCAAAGTGCTCGCCACCGGCGGCATCTTCATCGGCGGCGGCATTGCGCCGAAAATCCTTCCCACCTTGAAAGAGCCGGCGTTTCTGGAGTCATTCTGGTCCAAGGGGCGAATGACCGCGCTGTTGAAGGCCGTGCCCGTGCACGTGATCATCAACGACAAGACCGCTTTGCTGGGCGCCGCTCGTGTCGCCTTTTTCGGCATCCGCATGAGCCGGTACTGA